The genomic DNA TTATTTCAATAGATAGTTGACATTACACATAGTAGCATATAACATACTAGGTGTAAATGATTCTCATTCTCAATTAGTTGGAGGAAAAAAGATGAAAAAACTAGTAGGTTTTGTTTTAATTATATCTCTACTTGTATTATCTGCTTGTGGGGCTAGTAAAGATGAAGGTTCAAGCGATAGCGCGAGTAATGCAACTCCGAATAATGATGAAACAGCATATACTGTTCAACATGCAATGGGAGAAACGGAAATCCCAGGAACACCAAAACGTATTGTGATTTTAACGAATGAAGGTGCTGAGGCTCTTCTAGCAATCGGTATTCAACCTGTGGGGGCGATTCAATCACCTGCAAATAATGAGTGGTACGATCATATGGATATGACAGGTACAGAATCTGTCGGTTTAGAATCGGAACCAAGTTTAGAAAAGATTGCCTCTTTAAAACCGGATTTAATCATTGGGAATAAAATGCGTCATGAAGCAATTTATGAGCAACTAGGGAAAATTGCCCCAACCGTTTTTACAGAAACGCTTCGTGGTGATTGGCAGGAAAACTTTGCACTATATGCGAAGGCAGTGAATCAAGAAGAAAAAGGTAATGAAGTCCTGAAAGCGTATAAAGATCGTGTTGAAACGCTAAAAGCAGAATTAGGTGATCAAACAAAGAAAAAGATCTCAATGGTTCGCTTTATGGCCGGAGATGTACGTATTTATCATAAAGATTCATTCTCGGGTGTCATTTTAGACCAACTTGGATTTGCACGTGCGGACGGGCAAGACGTGGATGATTTTGCTGAACGCGGTTTGACAAAAGAGCGAATTCCAGCAATGGATGGTGATGTACTGTTTTATTTCACATATGAAACAGGAGATAACGAAGCGACAAAATTAGCAAATGACTGGATTGAAGATCCATTATTTAAAAACTTGAACGTTTCAAAAGAAGGGAATGTTTCCCAAGTGGATGATGTTATCTGGAATACTGCTGGTGGTGTTTTGGCAGCGAACCTCATGCTAGATGATATTGAAGCCTATTTCTTGAAAAAATAATAGTAGCTCGATGAAGCAGGTATCTTTTGCATCATCGAGTTTTTTATTACAAATAATAGGATAATTATTATTATCAATTACAAGTAGATATGATATGCTTGTAGGCAATTTAAATTAAAACTCATTTAGTACTTTTATATAGATTTGGAGGCTTTTTTATGCATACTTCAATAAAAACTAAAAATCTAACAATCGGGTATCAAGATCATCTTCTTTTTGAAAACCTGGATTTATCAATTCCACGTGGAGAAATCACTGTATTTGTAGGCAGTAATGGTTGCGGGAAGTCAACATTACTCCGTTCAATTGCTCGGCTGTTAAAACCATCGGATGGATCTATTTTACTTGAAGGCAAAGATATTCATTCTTTGTCGTCACGTAATCTTGCAAAGAAGATGGGGATACTTCCACAGGGACCTGTTTCGCCAGAGGGATTGACAGTTCAAGACCTTGTGAAACAAGGGCGATACCCACATCAATCGTGGCTTGCAAGATGGAGTGCAGAGGATACAAAGAAAACTGAGGAAGCGATGACTGCTACTAGAATTGGAGACCTTCGAGATCAGCCCATTGATCGATTGTCAGGTGGTCAAAGGCAACGTGCATGGATTGCGATGACGCTTGCGCAGGATACAGAAGTTATTTTATTGGATGAGCCGACAACCTATTTAGATATGACGTATCAAATTGAAATTCTAGATTTATTGTTCGAGTTGAATGAACAGCAGAATCGAACGATTATTATGGTCTTACATGATTTAAATCTGGCTTCCCGCTATGCGCATAATATTGTGGCGATTAAAGATGGAAGTGTGTATGCGCAGGGGAAACCTGAGGATATTATTACATGTGATTTGGTTCGAACGGTATTTGGAATGGAATGCCAGGTGTCTACAGATCCTATTTTTGGTACACCTTACTGCGTTCCATTTGGTCGTGGTCGTTGTATTTTACCAGGGCTTCAAAGCCATACAGGCGCGTAAAGAATTGCTCGAGAGGATGGAAATCAAAATCGACAAACCATTAGTTGTTCATTGTTGCCATTTTCTTTTTTGCCGCTAATAATCACCTTTTGGGTCCGTCCCTCTTCTTCATTTCCAGGGAAGAGGGGGGCTATTTTGTGTAAGCTATTATACTAGCGATTTACTATTGCTGTTGTCTATTGGGGCTTTCCTTAATGATGTGATAGAGGAGAATAAGGATAGATTGAACCATAGATTATGGTACGATATTATGTAGGGGGATGGAGATGAGGAGGGCTGTATTCCCAGTCGTTCTAGTGCTACTAATCATGGGGGTTAGTTAAGAGTTCAAAGTTTCAGAAGTAGCAATCGACAATGTGAGTCGCGATATGCAAGACATGATTGAAGACCTTGAAAATGGCAATTACTTATTTTTTGGTGAGAAAGTGCAATAGGTGTTTTTGAATAGGGGCACTGTTATCCAAGGTGAAGAGGCGATTATTTTAAGCGACTTCTCGACAGATGCGAAGGATCAGGTATTGACAATATCATTTAATGAAACATCTACCTTAGATTATGAAAACAAGGATGTAAAGCATAAGCTACTTTATAAAATTACAGGTGAAGGTGATTATGACACCGTTCTATTTAAAATGAATGGAAAGGACATTCCAATCGATTCGGTGATTGTTAAGGATTATAAATGAGAGAACAAAAAGTTCCATGGCGCTGTAAAAGCTGTGGAACTTTTTTGTTGGATTTGAACGCCTAGGTTATCGGCCTTTTTGGCGAACCGCGCAAAGCAGCCAGTAAACCGCGCATAGCCAGGAAAATCGTCATCAGTTAAATCTACATCGCCATTACAGCGAGGCGTAATGGCTTTGGAGTGTGCTATGATAGGGTTAACGATGATTTTAGGGGGCGTATACGGTGAAAAAAGTAGCACTTATTTCTGGAAGTTTACGACAAGCATCTTATAATACAGCATTGCTCCATTATATCCAAGAAACATACGAGCATGAGCTGAACATGGAGTTTGTAGACATCTCGGCATTCCCCTTGTTCAATGAAGATCTCGAACAGACACCGCCCGACTGTGTCATCATTGCGAGGCAGCAATTGCGGGATAGTGACGGCATCATCATCGCAACACCAGAGTATAATCATTCCGTGCCGGGCACTTTGAAAAATGCCATCGATTGGTTTTCAAGGGAAGGCAGGGCTATGAAAAAGAAACCTGTTCTTATTCTGGGCTGTTCGACGGGACAAGTCGGGACGGCCCGCTCACAAAGTCATTTGCGACAAATTTTAAATGCGCCGGGCGTTCAGGCACTGCCTTTGCCAAGCAATGAAATACTTGTTGCCGTGGCGCAAACGAAATTCGATGAGAATGGGAAATTACTCGATGACAAAACTGCAAAATTTATAGAGGGAAGGCTGAAGCGATTTGTGAAGTGGATCGATGATTCAGCCGTTTGGAGGGACAGTTGACAATGCAAGCGCAAGAGAAACCACATATTTTATTAATCGACGGGATGGCTTTGTTATTCCGTTCGTTTTTTGCAACATCTGCAATGGGACATTATTTTCCAAATGCAGCAGGAACACCGACGAATGGGGTGCAAGGATTCGCGCGTCATACGTTGACGGCGACATCGATTTTCAAGCCATCTCATTTGGCGGTTTGTTGGGATATGAGTGCACATACATTTCGCAATGAGCTTTTCGACGGTTACAAGGCGAATCGTCCAGAACCTGCACCAGAGCTTATGCCACAATTTGATATGGCGAGAAGTGTTTCCGAATTAATCGGATGGAAAAACTATGGCATTCGTGGGATGGAAGCGGATGATGTCATCGGATCGATGGTGGCGACGTGGGATGGTAAAGCGGATATTACAATCGTTACAGGTGATAAAGACTTACTGCAATTGCTTAGACCAGGTGTCCGTATTGCGTTTATGAAAAAAGGCTATAACGTTTATGATATTTATACATATGAACGGTTTGTAGAGGAGTATGGCATTTCACCGAAGCAGTTTATCGACAAAAAAGCATTTACGGGTGATACGAGCGATGGTTATCCAGGTGTCAAAGGTATCGGGCCGAAAACTGCATTGAAACTCATCAAAGAGTACGGTTCAGTAGAAGGCGTCATCGAGGCATTGGACGAACTAACACCCGCGATGCGCAAGAAAATTGAAACGGATTTAGAGATGCTGCACCTATCAAGAAAGCTAGCGGAAATCCACTGTGAGCTAGATATGAGTGATGCAATTGATGCGTTGGCGTTACCTATTTATGATGAAGAGAAAAGAGAAAGCATTGAACGTGAAGGCTATTCGATGATTGTCAGACAGGCAGACTCCCTATTTAGGTCATAAAAAAATCTCTCTACGGTTAATCTGTAGAGAGATTTTTTGGTTCAATTTTCACAAAAGACAGCACAGGCTTATTCCGTTTATAGGAAACCTGTCGCACTTGGCTTGGACGGTTTCGCCCGCCGTTATCATGAATGATAAGCATCACGTCATTATCTGTTTCTTCATAGCCAATAACAGGTACCCAGTGGTAATCAAAGGCATAGTGACCACGCCAGCGAAAAGTAAACCACTTGTCGAACTTTGCGGCAACGGCATATCCTCGATCGATTTGTCGTTTGACTTCTTCTACTGTGCAATCTGCAACCGTCCAGCCAGCGCCTAAGAGGTTGCGCAAATTTCCAATGAGCCGCCTTTTGCTGAGCCCGATTCTAGTACTGCCGAGCATTGTATACAATTTGTTTGCATCATAAGGGCAAACTTCTGGTGCAAATTGATCTAGAAT from Sporosarcina sp. FSL K6-1522 includes the following:
- a CDS encoding iron-siderophore ABC transporter substrate-binding protein; amino-acid sequence: MKKLVGFVLIISLLVLSACGASKDEGSSDSASNATPNNDETAYTVQHAMGETEIPGTPKRIVILTNEGAEALLAIGIQPVGAIQSPANNEWYDHMDMTGTESVGLESEPSLEKIASLKPDLIIGNKMRHEAIYEQLGKIAPTVFTETLRGDWQENFALYAKAVNQEEKGNEVLKAYKDRVETLKAELGDQTKKKISMVRFMAGDVRIYHKDSFSGVILDQLGFARADGQDVDDFAERGLTKERIPAMDGDVLFYFTYETGDNEATKLANDWIEDPLFKNLNVSKEGNVSQVDDVIWNTAGGVLAANLMLDDIEAYFLKK
- a CDS encoding ABC transporter ATP-binding protein, whose translation is MHTSIKTKNLTIGYQDHLLFENLDLSIPRGEITVFVGSNGCGKSTLLRSIARLLKPSDGSILLEGKDIHSLSSRNLAKKMGILPQGPVSPEGLTVQDLVKQGRYPHQSWLARWSAEDTKKTEEAMTATRIGDLRDQPIDRLSGGQRQRAWIAMTLAQDTEVILLDEPTTYLDMTYQIEILDLLFELNEQQNRTIIMVLHDLNLASRYAHNIVAIKDGSVYAQGKPEDIITCDLVRTVFGMECQVSTDPIFGTPYCVPFGRGRCILPGLQSHTGA
- a CDS encoding NADPH-dependent FMN reductase, with protein sequence MKKVALISGSLRQASYNTALLHYIQETYEHELNMEFVDISAFPLFNEDLEQTPPDCVIIARQQLRDSDGIIIATPEYNHSVPGTLKNAIDWFSREGRAMKKKPVLILGCSTGQVGTARSQSHLRQILNAPGVQALPLPSNEILVAVAQTKFDENGKLLDDKTAKFIEGRLKRFVKWIDDSAVWRDS
- a CDS encoding 5'-3' exonuclease H3TH domain-containing protein; this encodes MQAQEKPHILLIDGMALLFRSFFATSAMGHYFPNAAGTPTNGVQGFARHTLTATSIFKPSHLAVCWDMSAHTFRNELFDGYKANRPEPAPELMPQFDMARSVSELIGWKNYGIRGMEADDVIGSMVATWDGKADITIVTGDKDLLQLLRPGVRIAFMKKGYNVYDIYTYERFVEEYGISPKQFIDKKAFTGDTSDGYPGVKGIGPKTALKLIKEYGSVEGVIEALDELTPAMRKKIETDLEMLHLSRKLAEIHCELDMSDAIDALALPIYDEEKRESIEREGYSMIVRQADSLFRS